A single region of the Puniceicoccus vermicola genome encodes:
- a CDS encoding winged helix-turn-helix domain-containing protein: protein MENRDARTLSQDAQQEMRRQAIRALKKGRTQTQVAKDFGVAQPTVNRWWKRFEVGGWAAIGKGKRGRQDGSGRKMTADQEKEIQKLITDKTPDQLKLRFALWTREAVRELIKNRFKIEYGLQSMSVVLARWGFTPQRPLKKAYEQRPAEVKQWMGEVYPEVKKK from the coding sequence ATGCGCCGTCAGGCGATCCGTGCCTTGAAAAAGGGCCGAACACAAACACAGGTTGCCAAGGATTTTGGTGTGGCCCAGCCCACGGTGAATCGGTGGTGGAAACGCTTTGAGGTTGGGGGTTGGGCGGCTATCGGTAAGGGCAAGCGGGGTCGGCAAGATGGAAGTGGACGCAAGATGACTGCGGATCAAGAGAAAGAGATTCAAAAGCTTATCACCGACAAGACCCCGGATCAATTGAAGCTGCGTTTCGCTCTCTGGACGCGGGAAGCCGTGAGAGAGCTGATCAAAAACCGGTTTAAAATCGAGTATGGACTTCAATCGATGAGTGTAGTCTTGGCTCGCTGGGGTTTCACTCCCCAGCGACCACTGAAGAAGGCTTACGAGCAACGCCCGGCTGAGGTGAAGCAGTGGATGGGAGAGGTCTATCCGGAAGTGAAAAAAAAG